A window of Zingiber officinale cultivar Zhangliang chromosome 5A, Zo_v1.1, whole genome shotgun sequence contains these coding sequences:
- the LOC121982001 gene encoding uncharacterized protein LOC121982001, which translates to MSAISFGLAATAILVSMFLVMALVEHLIIPRMSLLRSRNTARESPPEVRLSPAPVQSHEKAGSSLAVGGNPHARDVFVVMPGEEHPTFLAQLAPLPSPREGSRWPPSHYASSAACM; encoded by the exons ATGAGCGCCATCTCCTTTGGCTTAGCAGCCACTGCAATCTTGGTCTCCATGTTCCTCGTCATGGCGCTGGTCGAGCATCTCATCATACCGAGAATGTCCCTGCTCCGGTCGCGGAACACTGCGCGGGAATCTCCGCCGGAGGTCCGCCTGTCGCCGGCTCCGGTTCAGTCGCACGAGAAGGCTGGGAGTTCGCTGGCT GTCGGCGGCAATCCGCATGCGCGCGACGTGTTCGTGGTAATGCCGGGCGAGGAGCATCCAACCTTCCTGGCTCAGCTCGCACCTCTTCCTTCGCCGAGAGAGGGATCGAGGTGGCCGCCTTCGCACTATGCTTCTTCAGCAGCCTGCATGTAA